From the genome of Ignavibacteriales bacterium, one region includes:
- a CDS encoding response regulator, which produces MPLFILAVIVFIIADVIIRFAIKTVNEKKTRKEREAILDESISLDLSQEAVSLKRAEVPNPKAKILCVDDEDIILDSFRKILVLDGYSVDTVTSGFHALNLIKSHHYDFVFTDLKMPEMDGVEVTKKVKFLRPDIDVIIITGYATVETAVDCMKFGAMDYVQKPFTEDELLAFTQKSLVKRQERIHKQLKPRVHITHLTEEDTLNVGEFSIPGGVFISEGHCWAAIAQDGTVRIGLDDFAKKLIGKIDDIELPNLGMGITKGQPLFIIKQGKKSIQFNSPISGQVAKVNQELADNLSALDYSTYEKNWICIIDADKLDTELTQLKIGKNAVNYFQDEIETYNKRIKDFIKSDGNKAENYEMYWGQLENLEEKEWYIITGEFFKK; this is translated from the coding sequence ATGCCGCTTTTTATTCTAGCAGTAATAGTTTTTATCATTGCCGATGTTATTATAAGATTTGCGATAAAAACAGTAAATGAGAAGAAAACCCGTAAAGAACGAGAAGCAATATTAGATGAAAGTATCAGCCTTGATTTGAGCCAGGAAGCAGTTTCGCTTAAACGTGCCGAAGTGCCAAATCCAAAAGCAAAAATTTTATGTGTTGATGACGAAGATATTATTCTCGACAGTTTTAGAAAAATTCTTGTACTCGACGGTTACTCGGTTGATACTGTTACTTCCGGCTTTCATGCATTGAATTTGATAAAATCCCATCATTACGATTTTGTTTTCACAGATTTAAAGATGCCTGAAATGGACGGAGTTGAAGTAACCAAAAAAGTGAAATTCCTTAGACCGGATATTGATGTTATAATTATCACCGGTTATGCAACTGTTGAAACTGCTGTCGATTGCATGAAGTTTGGTGCAATGGATTATGTTCAGAAACCATTTACAGAAGACGAATTGTTGGCATTTACTCAAAAATCTTTGGTGAAGAGACAAGAAAGAATTCATAAACAACTTAAACCGCGTGTTCATATTACTCATTTAACTGAAGAAGATACATTAAACGTTGGTGAGTTTTCGATTCCGGGCGGTGTTTTTATCTCCGAAGGACATTGCTGGGCAGCGATTGCGCAGGATGGAACAGTTCGAATTGGATTAGATGATTTCGCAAAAAAATTAATCGGCAAAATTGATGACATCGAATTACCAAATCTTGGTATGGGAATCACGAAAGGACAGCCATTATTCATTATTAAACAAGGGAAAAAATCGATTCAATTTAATTCTCCAATAAGCGGACAGGTAGCTAAAGTTAATCAAGAATTAGCCGATAATCTTTCAGCATTAGATTATTCAACGTACGAAAAAAATTGGATCTGCATCATTGATGCTGACAAATTGGATACAGAACTAACTCAGCTCAAAATTGGCAAAAATGCGGTTAATTATTTTCAGGATGAAATAGAGACGTACAATAAACGTATAAAGGATTTTATAAAGAGTGATGGAAACAAAGCTGAAAATTATGAAATGTACTGGGGACAACTTGAAAATCTGGAAGAAAAGGAATGGTACATCATTACAGGAGAATTTTTTAAAAAATAA
- a CDS encoding cytochrome c3 family protein has translation MNKFVSLIFTLSFLLSSISAQSKDDQVCLDCHGDKTFTTTRNGKEVSLFVSGKSFAGSVHEEVSCTGCHSDVDPNNLPHSEKLNKVVCATCHETQSSHYDRSLHAQAYKKGLSIAPTCVSCHTKHEILSAKNPKSRTYVMNIPALCGQCHKEGTQVSGMVNPEERKVLSDYTESIHGEGLFKRGLIVTAVCTSCHTSHDILPHTNPLSTINRNNIAKTCTQCHRQIEQVHQKVIRGSLWEKEPNKIPVCIDCHAPHKIRKVFYDDSFPDDKCMKCHSQKDLSKIVDGKRVSLYIDGEQFKNSAHKVNSCIKCHTNISNSKSPVCLNSGKVDCSICHTAQVDDYNISLHGQKHAAGDKLAPYCSDCHTTHNVQSKKNITSPTFARNVPELCGRCHREGKNIAVALDESKLGIVANYRESIHGKGLLQSGLIVTATCVNCHSSHRELPKKDPRSTVNPNNIATTCAQCHLGVYEEFKKSVHSPDVTKTDKKLPVCNDCHLSHEINRVDLKDFKTSIIVQCGKCHEKVTESYFETFHGKVSKLGSSRAARCYDCHGAHNILPVSNPASQLSRGKIVETCKKCHPNSNKKFVGYLTHATHHNRDKYPYLYFTFWFMVILLTGTFTFFGIHTILWFPKALKENKKNKEIERKNEKLEEEETDEHYNKED, from the coding sequence ATGAATAAATTTGTTTCATTAATATTCACATTAAGCTTTTTACTCTCCTCTATTTCCGCTCAGAGCAAAGATGACCAAGTATGTCTTGACTGTCATGGAGATAAAACATTTACTACGACGCGTAACGGAAAAGAGGTTTCCCTTTTTGTAAGTGGAAAGTCATTTGCCGGATCTGTTCACGAGGAAGTTAGCTGTACCGGATGTCATTCCGATGTTGATCCTAATAATCTTCCTCACTCCGAGAAATTAAATAAAGTCGTTTGTGCAACATGTCATGAAACCCAGTCTTCCCATTATGATAGAAGTTTGCATGCACAAGCATATAAAAAAGGTTTATCGATTGCGCCAACTTGTGTTTCATGTCATACAAAACATGAAATTCTTTCTGCTAAAAATCCGAAATCAAGAACATATGTAATGAACATTCCCGCTCTTTGCGGTCAATGTCATAAAGAAGGAACTCAAGTTTCCGGGATGGTTAATCCAGAAGAACGGAAAGTTCTTAGTGATTATACTGAATCTATTCATGGTGAAGGACTATTTAAACGCGGGTTGATTGTAACGGCAGTATGTACAAGCTGTCATACTTCACATGATATTCTTCCTCATACAAATCCATTATCAACAATTAATCGCAACAACATCGCAAAAACGTGTACTCAATGTCACCGGCAAATCGAGCAAGTTCACCAAAAAGTAATCCGAGGTTCACTCTGGGAAAAAGAACCAAATAAAATTCCTGTTTGTATTGATTGCCACGCTCCGCATAAAATTCGTAAAGTTTTTTATGACGATAGTTTTCCGGATGATAAGTGCATGAAGTGTCATTCACAAAAAGATCTTTCTAAAATTGTTGATGGAAAAAGAGTTTCTCTATATATAGATGGTGAGCAATTTAAAAATTCTGCCCACAAAGTAAATTCTTGTATTAAATGTCATACAAATATTAGTAATTCAAAAAGCCCTGTCTGCTTAAATAGCGGAAAAGTTGATTGTTCTATTTGCCATACGGCTCAAGTTGATGATTATAACATTAGTCTACATGGACAAAAACACGCTGCCGGCGATAAGTTAGCGCCATATTGCTCGGATTGTCACACGACGCATAATGTTCAGTCGAAGAAGAATATCACATCTCCAACTTTTGCACGTAATGTACCGGAACTTTGCGGAAGATGTCACCGTGAAGGGAAAAATATTGCGGTCGCCTTAGATGAAAGCAAATTAGGAATTGTTGCCAACTATAGAGAAAGTATTCACGGCAAAGGTTTATTGCAAAGCGGATTGATAGTTACGGCGACATGCGTAAATTGTCATTCAAGCCACAGAGAGTTGCCAAAGAAAGACCCCCGTTCAACTGTAAATCCAAATAATATAGCTACAACTTGCGCACAATGTCATCTTGGTGTTTATGAAGAATTTAAGAAAAGCGTTCATAGTCCCGATGTTACCAAGACAGATAAAAAACTTCCGGTTTGTAACGACTGCCATTTGTCACATGAAATTAATCGGGTGGATTTAAAGGACTTCAAAACTTCAATAATTGTACAATGCGGCAAGTGCCACGAGAAAGTTACAGAGAGCTATTTCGAAACATTTCATGGCAAAGTTTCTAAACTTGGCTCTAGTAGAGCTGCTAGATGCTATGACTGCCATGGTGCTCATAATATTTTACCGGTGAGTAATCCTGCATCGCAATTGAGTCGCGGAAAAATTGTTGAGACTTGTAAAAAATGTCACCCAAATTCGAATAAAAAGTTTGTCGGTTATTTAACCCACGCCACACATCATAATAGAGATAAATATCCTTACCTTTATTTTACATTTTGGTTCATGGTAATACTTTTAACGGGCACATTTACTTTCTTCGGTATTCACACCATCTTATGGTTCCCTAAAGCTTTGAAGGAAAACAAAAAGAACAAAGAGATTGAAAGAAAAAATGAAAAACTTGAAGAAGAAGAGACTGATGAGCATTATAACAAAGAAGATTAG
- a CDS encoding cytochrome b/b6 domain-containing protein yields the protein MGDTIEAKKGKYYERFDAYSRFLHILVITSFISLAITGMIIKFSGSGIFQVLSDIMGGYAVTGFIHRVAAIVTFIYFGLHIGYLIRKVKKKKSKFTSLLRGENSLMLNKNDLKEFIATMKWFLGKGPRPEYGRWTYWEKFDYWAVFWGVAVIGSSGLILWFPEFFTNLGLPGSFINIATIVHSDEALLAVGFIFTYHFFNTHFRPDKFPMDTVIFTGKVHIDELKSDRPREYEIIMQDPELQKKFGDAPPVFLRRAARIFGFTALTLGVILILLIIYSMLFLYQ from the coding sequence ATGGGTGATACTATAGAAGCAAAAAAAGGTAAATATTACGAAAGGTTTGATGCCTACTCAAGGTTTCTTCACATCTTAGTAATAACCAGTTTTATTTCTCTGGCTATTACCGGAATGATAATTAAATTTTCGGGAAGCGGAATATTCCAAGTGCTTTCTGATATTATGGGCGGTTACGCGGTGACAGGGTTCATTCACCGAGTAGCGGCAATTGTAACATTCATTTATTTCGGTCTTCACATTGGTTATCTAATCCGGAAGGTCAAGAAGAAGAAATCAAAATTTACATCGCTTCTGCGCGGTGAAAATTCACTAATGCTAAACAAGAATGATTTAAAAGAATTTATCGCAACGATGAAATGGTTTCTTGGCAAAGGTCCGCGCCCGGAATATGGCAGATGGACTTACTGGGAAAAATTTGATTATTGGGCAGTCTTTTGGGGTGTTGCCGTAATTGGATCGAGCGGATTAATCTTATGGTTTCCAGAATTTTTTACAAATCTCGGTTTGCCGGGATCATTTATTAATATTGCAACAATTGTTCATAGCGACGAAGCTCTTCTTGCTGTCGGGTTTATATTCACGTACCACTTTTTCAATACTCACTTTCGTCCGGATAAATTTCCAATGGATACGGTTATCTTTACGGGAAAAGTACATATTGATGAGTTAAAGTCGGACCGCCCGCGTGAATATGAAATAATAATGCAAGACCCGGAACTTCAGAAAAAATTTGGAGATGCACCGCCTGTATTTTTAAGAAGGGCTGCAAGAATTTTCGGCTTTACAGCATTAACTCTCGGTGTAATTTTAATTTTATTAATTATTTATTCAATGTTGTTCTTATATCAATGA
- a CDS encoding cytochrome c3 family protein, translating into MSSFSKKFFLNLVCYSILLFLSSYTYAQEFKCGDCHENVIQKSVHNEVISCQDCHTNIKDESHTEKKNYKKVKCETCHEEYADLVKSDIHHRLKGKVKNPPDCKKCHGTHEIKTPPKENKLKVKEYCSQCHTSSLVLANPYHSKAVEGNKCISCHKQNDYTTLKKSVHKDLECADCHNYISNNLGNHPQNVSATQKADCYLCHSAIAKEHRESIHGISLSEGIDEAAMCWNCHGSHDIKKVNDPSSKVYPKNLATTCGTCHDNPKLVQKFSFSIKNPGVLYSNSIHGKLVEQGKLNSANCSTCHGVHNIKNRIQPGSTISSFEIPETCGQCHREIADEYEKSIHWVRAKAGIREAPVCNDCHSEHSMQTVNNRLDARKLQQQTCIICHQNPKIAQRFGISGDQVKQYEDSYHGLAMLRGDKDVALCVDCHNVHKILPKNNPESSVNQLNVTATCKKCHPNATDTFAKSYSHKTLDNVASKIENFVGTIYFWLIISVIGGMILHNLLIFVYEIRKKRRHEKTEIRIPRFTKNEVIQHYLLLTSFLTLAITGFALKYHASWWAELLQTFGLSETARQYIHRSAAVVMITSGLYHIFYLLFTPRGRDVLLNLIPKFHDITDARDNILYYLRLKKDKPKFDTYDYTEKAEYWALIWGTIVMGATGFILWFPTVVGNWAPTWLIKVSELIHFYEAILATLAIIVWHWFFVIFHPHEYPMSLTWMDGKMSLHTYRHHHEKHFRRLVLEFKEFKSGLRDLKKVSNSTLLFTSTLEKNGLNAESVIQHEIDNDPELRIWVEENLDKKVEKKENIV; encoded by the coding sequence ATGTCGTCATTTTCGAAAAAGTTTTTTTTGAATTTAGTTTGCTATAGCATCCTCCTTTTTTTAAGCAGCTATACGTATGCACAAGAATTTAAGTGCGGGGATTGCCATGAGAATGTAATTCAAAAATCAGTTCATAATGAAGTAATCAGCTGCCAGGACTGCCATACTAACATTAAGGATGAAAGTCATACCGAGAAAAAAAATTACAAAAAGGTTAAATGCGAAACTTGTCATGAAGAATATGCAGATCTAGTTAAGAGCGATATTCATCATCGTTTAAAAGGAAAAGTAAAGAATCCTCCCGATTGTAAAAAATGCCACGGCACTCATGAAATTAAAACCCCTCCAAAAGAGAATAAACTGAAAGTAAAGGAATACTGTTCGCAGTGTCATACAAGCAGTTTGGTGCTTGCTAATCCATATCATTCTAAAGCTGTGGAAGGGAATAAATGTATAAGCTGCCATAAACAAAATGATTATACAACGCTCAAAAAATCGGTTCATAAAGATTTAGAATGCGCTGATTGCCATAATTACATTTCCAATAATCTTGGCAACCATCCGCAAAATGTAAGTGCAACACAAAAGGCAGATTGTTATTTGTGTCACTCAGCCATCGCAAAAGAACATAGAGAAAGTATTCATGGAATTTCTTTAAGTGAAGGTATTGACGAAGCAGCTATGTGCTGGAACTGTCATGGTTCGCACGACATCAAAAAAGTAAATGACCCGAGCAGTAAAGTCTATCCTAAGAATTTGGCTACAACATGCGGAACGTGTCATGATAATCCAAAGCTCGTCCAAAAATTTTCTTTCAGTATAAAAAATCCCGGGGTGCTTTATTCGAACTCTATTCACGGTAAACTAGTAGAACAAGGAAAATTGAATTCGGCAAATTGCAGTACCTGTCATGGTGTTCATAATATTAAAAATCGAATTCAACCGGGATCAACAATTTCCAGTTTCGAAATTCCCGAAACATGCGGACAATGCCACAGAGAAATTGCCGATGAATATGAAAAATCAATTCATTGGGTAAGAGCAAAAGCAGGAATACGCGAAGCTCCGGTATGTAATGACTGTCATTCCGAACACAGCATGCAGACAGTTAATAATCGTTTAGATGCGAGAAAACTACAACAGCAGACATGTATTATCTGTCATCAAAACCCAAAAATTGCTCAAAGATTTGGTATTTCCGGTGATCAAGTTAAACAATATGAAGACAGCTATCATGGTTTAGCAATGCTGCGTGGCGATAAAGATGTTGCGTTGTGTGTAGACTGCCACAATGTACATAAAATTTTACCAAAGAATAATCCGGAATCGTCCGTAAATCAGTTAAACGTAACGGCCACATGCAAGAAATGCCATCCGAATGCTACCGATACATTTGCAAAAAGTTATTCTCACAAAACATTAGACAACGTTGCTTCGAAAATTGAAAATTTTGTAGGAACAATTTATTTCTGGCTTATCATTTCAGTTATTGGAGGTATGATTCTTCATAACCTTCTAATTTTTGTTTATGAGATTCGTAAAAAAAGACGGCATGAGAAAACAGAAATCAGAATTCCAAGATTTACAAAGAATGAAGTTATCCAGCATTATTTACTTTTAACTTCATTTCTTACACTAGCAATAACAGGATTCGCTCTTAAATACCATGCAAGCTGGTGGGCGGAATTATTACAAACATTTGGATTGAGCGAAACAGCACGTCAATACATTCACCGCAGTGCGGCTGTTGTTATGATTACAAGCGGTTTATACCATATATTCTATTTATTATTTACACCTCGCGGAAGAGATGTTCTCTTAAATTTAATTCCGAAATTTCATGATATAACCGATGCCCGCGATAATATTCTTTATTATCTGCGCCTGAAAAAAGATAAACCGAAATTTGATACTTATGACTACACAGAAAAAGCCGAATATTGGGCATTAATTTGGGGAACAATTGTTATGGGTGCAACCGGATTTATATTATGGTTCCCAACAGTTGTCGGCAACTGGGCTCCAACATGGTTAATTAAAGTCAGCGAGTTAATTCATTTCTACGAAGCAATTTTAGCAACACTTGCAATTATTGTATGGCATTGGTTCTTTGTAATCTTCCACCCACATGAATATCCTATGAGTCTAACTTGGATGGACGGAAAAATGTCTCTTCATACATACCGCCATCATCATGAAAAACATTTTAGACGGTTGGTTCTTGAATTCAAGGAATTTAAAAGCGGTCTTCGAGATCTTAAGAAAGTTAGCAACTCGACTCTATTATTTACTTCAACATTAGAAAAGAACGGGCTTAATGCGGAATCAGTGATTCAACATGAAATTGATAATGATCCGGAGTTAAGAATCTGGGTTGAAGAAAACCTTGACAAAAAGGTTGAGAAAAAAGAAAATATTGTTTAA
- a CDS encoding cytochrome c family protein: MNYKTSLLVLIIVAAYLFMPTNTNAQAKFVGSKTCGMCHKSEKQGQQLKIWSESKHAQAYKVLLTPQADEIAMKKGGKKAAETPECLKCHVGEKALVESTFKEDGVQCETCHGAGSEYKTMSVMKNKEEAIKKGLTVPEGEKFCKTCHNSASPTFKEFKYAEMWKKIAHATPKG, from the coding sequence ATGAATTACAAAACTTCTCTTCTCGTATTAATTATTGTTGCAGCTTACCTTTTTATGCCGACAAATACAAATGCACAAGCCAAATTTGTCGGTAGCAAAACTTGCGGAATGTGCCATAAATCCGAAAAACAAGGGCAACAATTAAAAATTTGGTCTGAAAGCAAACACGCTCAGGCATACAAAGTTCTCTTAACTCCTCAAGCAGATGAAATAGCTATGAAGAAAGGCGGGAAAAAAGCTGCTGAAACACCAGAATGTTTGAAATGCCATGTTGGTGAAAAAGCATTAGTTGAATCTACTTTTAAAGAAGACGGCGTACAATGCGAAACATGTCATGGTGCTGGTTCAGAATATAAAACAATGTCCGTTATGAAAAACAAAGAAGAAGCAATTAAAAAAGGTTTAACTGTTCCAGAAGGTGAAAAATTCTGTAAGACATGTCATAATTCAGCAAGTCCTACTTTCAAAGAATTCAAGTATGCTGAAATGTGGAAAAAAATCGCTCATGCAACACCTAAAGGTTAA
- a CDS encoding cytochrome c3 family protein gives MKIKYLYGALSLFLICFLTIAAINKNGNSEQEKTNKDVIKFSHKVHKDITDCASCHTAVSESTTLNMRLLPEKSVCETCHDVDDEKNCKQCHYEDINEPLIQKKPEMIFNHKFHLTDQKLVCESCHKGLSDVNYSFESVSALPAMSVCYDCHNGTTKATNVCESCHISTVKLIPQDHKQVSFLKNHKFTATKDDAQCQMCHNNSFCESCHVSTTMITENNSSRDFYTPYSPHKFIDNTKQQNITRVHDLNYQFTHGIDLKGKTSECQTCHQPETFCAKCHDSKGGDFALEGTLPTSHKAPNFVTIGVGTGGGQHAVLARRDIEQCSSCHDLQGADQNCILCHVDNDGIKGTNPKTHPRSFGADLEKGDWHTDQGSVCYSCHTDANARPGGIKGVGFCGYCHK, from the coding sequence ATGAAAATAAAATATCTATACGGCGCCCTATCTCTATTTCTAATTTGTTTTTTGACAATTGCTGCAATTAACAAGAACGGAAACAGTGAACAGGAAAAAACTAATAAAGATGTAATTAAATTTTCGCACAAAGTGCATAAAGATATTACTGATTGCGCATCATGTCATACCGCAGTATCCGAGAGCACGACTCTTAATATGCGACTCCTTCCTGAAAAATCTGTCTGTGAGACTTGTCATGATGTCGATGATGAAAAAAATTGCAAGCAGTGTCATTACGAAGATATAAACGAACCGCTGATTCAGAAGAAACCGGAAATGATTTTCAATCATAAATTTCATTTAACGGATCAGAAACTGGTTTGTGAATCTTGCCATAAAGGTTTGTCGGATGTTAATTATAGTTTCGAATCGGTTTCTGCTTTACCTGCAATGTCGGTTTGTTATGATTGTCATAACGGAACTACAAAAGCAACAAACGTGTGCGAATCTTGTCATATCTCAACCGTTAAATTGATTCCACAAGATCATAAACAAGTATCTTTCTTAAAGAATCATAAGTTCACTGCGACGAAAGATGATGCTCAATGCCAAATGTGTCATAACAATTCATTCTGCGAATCATGTCACGTTTCTACAACCATGATTACTGAAAATAATAGTTCACGCGATTTCTATACACCTTATTCACCACACAAATTTATTGATAATACAAAACAGCAGAATATAACAAGAGTACATGATTTGAATTATCAATTCACGCATGGAATTGATTTAAAAGGCAAAACATCGGAATGCCAGACATGTCATCAGCCAGAGACCTTCTGCGCTAAATGCCATGATTCTAAAGGCGGCGACTTTGCACTTGAAGGAACTCTTCCAACATCACACAAAGCTCCGAACTTTGTTACAATTGGCGTTGGAACAGGCGGCGGTCAACATGCAGTTCTAGCGCGTAGAGATATCGAACAATGTTCTTCATGTCACGATCTTCAAGGTGCTGATCAAAATTGCATTCTTTGCCATGTTGATAATGATGGAATCAAAGGAACTAATCCAAAAACGCATCCAAGAAGTTTTGGTGCCGATTTGGAAAAAGGTGATTGGCATACAGACCAAGGATCGGTCTGCTATTCTTGTCATACAGATGCTAATGCACGTCCTGGTGGTATTAAAGGAGTCGGCTTCTGCGGTTATTGTCATAAATAA
- a CDS encoding response regulator, with product MEKPKLIVVEDDDLSQIIYENIFSKYFEITVCTNDSKFYDSLKTAHYDIFLIDLGLGKGKNGVQLIEELRLMEEYKTTPIIVVTAYTLRKDEQISMLAGATKFLQKPIDNKVLLNEFKSYF from the coding sequence ATGGAAAAGCCAAAATTAATTGTTGTTGAAGATGACGATTTAAGTCAGATAATCTATGAAAACATCTTCTCCAAATATTTTGAAATAACTGTATGCACGAACGATTCAAAGTTTTATGATTCCCTTAAAACGGCGCATTATGATATCTTCTTAATTGATTTAGGGCTTGGCAAAGGGAAAAACGGTGTGCAGCTGATTGAAGAGCTAAGATTGATGGAAGAATATAAAACTACGCCAATCATTGTTGTAACCGCTTATACATTAAGGAAAGATGAGCAGATTTCTATGCTTGCCGGCGCAACAAAGTTTCTGCAAAAACCGATTGATAACAAAGTATTGCTGAATGAATTTAAAAGTTACTTCTAA
- the ccsA gene encoding cytochrome c biogenesis protein CcsA produces the protein MLQSIDILNFLLPLFYALAFAIYCFDFFNEKKFISDSKRIVLFVTLLLHTFYLISRTIEYNHPPITNKFEIFSLIAFSIGFSYFVLELLTDIRGTGAFIILFSLFFQTISSLFVEHNYIVPEVLRNRLLGLHVVNALLGYSGITVSAVYGLLYMLLYKNLKTNKFGLIFDRLPNLEILEKLSFYSAVIGFVLLTFAIVIGIIWLPSAFPHFSYLDPKLIGTLFVWFVYGIGILSKLLGGLYGKKVILFSLIGFVVAILSLITTNTLAKTFHSFY, from the coding sequence ATGCTTCAATCGATAGATATACTAAATTTTTTACTTCCTCTCTTTTATGCACTTGCATTTGCAATATACTGTTTCGATTTTTTCAATGAGAAGAAGTTTATAAGCGATTCCAAGCGAATAGTTTTATTCGTCACATTGCTTTTACATACTTTTTATTTAATATCTAGAACAATTGAATATAACCATCCGCCGATAACTAATAAATTTGAGATATTTTCTCTAATTGCTTTCTCGATCGGATTCTCTTATTTCGTTCTTGAACTGCTGACTGATATTCGCGGAACCGGTGCTTTCATTATCTTATTTTCTCTTTTTTTTCAGACCATTTCTTCTCTCTTTGTTGAACACAATTACATAGTTCCGGAGGTTTTAAGGAACCGTCTTCTTGGACTTCATGTAGTCAACGCACTTTTGGGATATTCCGGAATTACGGTCTCTGCGGTTTACGGACTGCTTTATATGCTTCTCTACAAAAACTTAAAAACCAATAAATTCGGTTTGATCTTCGATCGATTACCAAATCTGGAAATTTTAGAAAAGCTCAGTTTTTATTCTGCCGTAATTGGTTTTGTACTTTTAACATTTGCAATTGTTATAGGAATTATTTGGCTTCCGAGCGCCTTCCCGCATTTCAGCTATCTTGATCCAAAATTAATTGGCACTTTATTCGTCTGGTTTGTTTACGGAATCGGAATTTTAAGTAAACTTTTAGGCGGTTTGTATGGTAAAAAAGTAATTCTTTTTTCATTAATCGGTTTTGTTGTTGCGATACTATCATTGATAACTACGAACACATTGGCAAAGACGTTTCACTCGTTTTATTGA
- the hemA gene encoding glutamyl-tRNA reductase: MNLVGISINHNTSPLDLREAIHLSRDEIVEFIPRLKESLFSEGVVISTCNRTEIFGFPENSGLDTTQLIEKLIDFKPGAGIQPQHITKYFSCGAVKHLFSVASGIDSMIIGDSQILGQVKEAFEISEDLSFAGSVLRRIFDTATRTGKRAIKETTIGEGAVTVSYAAVQVVEKIFANLEKKSALVIGAGETGELAAIHLRDKGVGKIAICNRTIDRAEKLAEKVHGEIIPFQFLAEQLQNFDIIISATSADNLIISFDNVKAAVKKRRGSPVVLMDIAVPRDIDPEVKKIDNVFYHDMDSLKIIVDQNLQKRRDQIPLVNKIIMEEMIGFFGWYNTLDVVPTIKTMRSFFEEIRHDELEKIRNKVSDDDYTKIEDMTRRMIGRLLHNPTVKLREFAETGANINDVTAKTMILKELFNLDHLQSNGNESNNDNKSEENFDKE, from the coding sequence ATGAATTTAGTCGGCATATCAATAAATCATAATACTTCTCCTCTCGATCTTCGAGAAGCAATCCATCTTAGTCGGGATGAAATTGTAGAGTTCATCCCTCGCTTAAAGGAATCTTTGTTTTCTGAAGGAGTTGTAATTTCAACGTGCAACCGGACTGAAATATTCGGCTTTCCTGAAAATTCTGGATTAGACACAACACAGCTTATAGAAAAACTTATTGATTTCAAACCGGGTGCGGGCATTCAACCGCAGCATATTACAAAATATTTTTCTTGCGGGGCAGTTAAACATTTATTCTCTGTAGCTTCTGGAATTGATTCAATGATAATAGGCGACAGCCAAATTTTGGGACAGGTAAAAGAGGCATTCGAAATTTCGGAGGATTTAAGTTTTGCAGGATCTGTTCTTCGCCGAATCTTTGATACGGCAACCCGGACTGGAAAACGTGCTATTAAAGAAACGACAATAGGAGAAGGCGCTGTAACTGTTAGTTACGCGGCTGTTCAAGTTGTTGAAAAGATTTTTGCTAATCTCGAGAAGAAATCTGCGCTTGTAATTGGAGCTGGCGAAACAGGAGAACTTGCAGCAATTCATCTTCGGGATAAAGGAGTTGGCAAAATTGCTATTTGTAACAGAACAATTGATCGTGCAGAAAAATTGGCAGAAAAAGTTCATGGGGAAATAATTCCATTTCAATTTCTAGCTGAACAACTGCAAAACTTTGATATTATAATCAGTGCAACAAGCGCCGATAATCTAATAATTTCTTTTGATAACGTTAAAGCTGCTGTCAAAAAAAGACGTGGTTCACCTGTTGTCTTAATGGATATTGCAGTTCCACGCGATATTGATCCGGAAGTGAAGAAAATTGATAATGTGTTTTATCACGATATGGATTCGCTAAAAATCATTGTAGATCAAAATTTACAGAAGCGGCGCGATCAGATTCCGCTCGTAAATAAAATAATTATGGAAGAAATGATAGGGTTCTTCGGCTGGTATAATACACTTGATGTTGTACCTACAATCAAAACTATGCGTTCTTTTTTCGAAGAGATACGGCACGACGAACTTGAGAAGATTAGGAATAAAGTAAGTGATGATGATTACACAAAGATTGAAGATATGACACGCAGAATGATCGGTAGGCTTCTTCATAATCCAACTGTCAAACTGAGAGAGTTTGCTGAAACCGGAGCCAACATAAATGATGTAACGGCCAAAACAATGATTTTGAAAGAATTATTTAATCTGGATCATTTGCAGTCAAATGGAAATGAATCGAATAATGATAATAAATCTGAGGAGAATTTTGATAAAGAATAA